Proteins from a single region of Thermoanaerobaculales bacterium:
- a CDS encoding lipopolysaccharide kinase InaA family protein, whose product MAGAPGEHCVVADQTFAIEGFHGRVATAFAGPALEREVLRLIDPSAATRTLHWGRNYLYAAQLETPGGTVPVVVKQFRNQGWRKVLERWLRGSKAERSWRAALAMAAAGIATPEPILLVESDLADGPSFFISRRIEPAFEVRQFFRRLEGRADAGSFPEVEPGAFLDQLGAFCRRLHDAGIHYRDLSMGNVLVRPGAGRGLEMLLVDCNRARVGKRLGVFRRSRDICRFPIVDSGHREAFLRGYWGRVPARTDPRWWLHAASVRGYLLKHALKNRLRPLSPSRFLRGGHHAHIPAAPSEAAPRDKAVWDHLSDQPHQHAGRWQKAAIRIADAPEHLRDVAVVAGALPEVWRRYRALRRELYRTPVRFGGLGICLRPHPADPDTLLAAVEELGVRRVLLRLHPWQDGHDDEERLAAELRTRGYEIVFALPQNRDLVRDRARWRAAIEGLAARFSTYGRQFQIGQAPNRSKWGAWTRGEYLALYLDAAEILRRTGSVELIGPAVIDFEYYATLALVNRRVEGLRYDILSSLLYVDRRGAPESRQLGLDTVDKVVLLRAIAEAGRASSERCWITEVNWPLREGPHSPAGRSVSVDEDTQASFLVRYDLLALGTGLVERVYWWQLVARGYGLMVAGSDGTLVARPGYHALRELNRRLDGATFHGPLPAPAGVRLYRFTRDDGELVVGWAPDGPADAELPRPPVAVHDRDGVPLSTPPGRKVTFSPSPCYFELGHRDVP is encoded by the coding sequence ATGGCGGGCGCGCCCGGCGAGCACTGCGTCGTTGCGGACCAAACCTTTGCGATCGAGGGGTTTCACGGTCGGGTGGCGACGGCCTTCGCGGGACCAGCCCTGGAGCGAGAGGTGCTCCGGCTGATCGACCCGTCGGCGGCCACCCGGACGTTGCACTGGGGCCGCAACTACCTCTACGCCGCCCAGCTTGAGACCCCGGGCGGCACGGTGCCGGTGGTGGTCAAGCAGTTCCGCAACCAGGGCTGGCGCAAGGTCCTCGAGCGGTGGCTGCGGGGGAGCAAGGCGGAACGCAGCTGGCGGGCGGCGCTGGCGATGGCCGCGGCCGGAATCGCGACGCCGGAGCCGATCCTGCTCGTGGAGTCGGACCTCGCCGACGGCCCCTCTTTCTTCATCAGCCGCCGGATCGAGCCGGCCTTCGAGGTCCGGCAGTTCTTCCGGCGACTCGAGGGACGGGCGGACGCCGGCAGCTTTCCGGAGGTCGAGCCTGGCGCGTTCCTCGACCAGCTCGGCGCATTCTGCCGCCGTCTCCATGACGCCGGCATCCACTACCGCGACCTGTCGATGGGCAATGTCCTGGTGCGGCCCGGCGCAGGGCGCGGCCTCGAGATGCTCCTGGTCGACTGCAACCGTGCCCGGGTCGGGAAGCGGCTCGGCGTCTTCCGCCGCAGCCGTGACATCTGTCGCTTCCCGATCGTCGACAGCGGCCACCGCGAGGCCTTCCTGCGCGGCTACTGGGGGCGAGTGCCCGCCCGCACCGATCCCCGGTGGTGGCTCCATGCGGCGAGCGTGCGGGGCTACCTTCTCAAGCACGCCCTGAAGAACCGGCTCCGTCCGCTCTCCCCGTCGCGCTTCCTGCGCGGCGGGCACCACGCCCACATCCCGGCCGCGCCTTCCGAGGCGGCGCCGCGCGACAAGGCGGTCTGGGACCATCTGTCCGACCAGCCCCACCAGCACGCCGGCCGCTGGCAGAAGGCGGCGATCCGAATCGCCGACGCACCCGAGCACCTGCGCGACGTGGCGGTGGTGGCAGGCGCGCTGCCTGAGGTCTGGCGGCGGTATCGAGCGCTCCGCCGGGAGCTCTACCGCACGCCGGTGCGCTTTGGCGGTCTCGGCATCTGCCTGCGGCCGCACCCGGCCGACCCCGATACCTTGCTCGCGGCGGTGGAGGAGCTCGGGGTGCGGCGGGTGCTGCTGCGGCTCCACCCGTGGCAGGATGGCCACGATGACGAGGAACGGCTGGCGGCAGAGCTTCGAACCCGCGGGTACGAGATCGTGTTCGCGCTGCCGCAGAACCGCGACCTGGTGCGCGACCGAGCGCGCTGGCGGGCGGCGATCGAGGGGCTGGCGGCTCGCTTCTCGACCTACGGACGCCAATTCCAGATCGGCCAGGCGCCGAACCGCAGCAAGTGGGGAGCGTGGACCCGGGGCGAGTACCTCGCGCTCTACCTCGACGCGGCCGAGATCCTGCGCAGGACCGGCTCGGTCGAGCTGATCGGCCCGGCGGTCATCGACTTCGAGTACTACGCGACGCTGGCGCTCGTCAATCGGCGCGTCGAGGGCCTGCGCTACGACATCCTGTCGAGCCTGCTCTATGTCGATCGACGGGGCGCCCCCGAGAGCCGGCAGCTCGGGCTCGACACCGTCGACAAGGTGGTGCTGCTGCGGGCAATCGCCGAGGCCGGACGCGCGTCGTCCGAGCGCTGCTGGATCACCGAGGTGAACTGGCCGCTACGGGAGGGCCCGCACTCGCCGGCCGGCCGCTCGGTGTCGGTCGACGAGGACACCCAGGCGAGCTTCCTCGTGCGCTACGACCTGCTCGCCCTCGGCACCGGTCTCGTCGAGCGGGTCTACTGGTGGCAGCTGGTGGCGCGCGGCTACGGCCTGATGGTCGCCGGCAGCGATGGGACGCTCGTGGCCCGGCCGGGCTACCACGCCCTGCGCGAGCTCAACCGCAGGCTCGACGGCGCGACCTTCCACGGGCCGCTGCCGGCGCCCGCGGGCGTCCGCCTCTACCGTTTCACGCGAGATGACGGCGAGCTCGTTGTTGGGTGGGCGCCGGACGGCCCGGCCGATGCCGAGCTGCCCCGGCCACCCGTCGCGGTGCACGACCGCGACGGCGTGCCGCTGTCGACACCGCCCGGCAGGAAGGTCACCTTCTCGCCGTCGCCCTGCTACTTCGAGCTCGGCCACCGAGACGTTCCGTGA
- a CDS encoding PilT/PilU family type 4a pilus ATPase has product MTEPKRLINPELDRLVQEMNLLADPDEPGEDVEGAPPSGGIDAPALAVIAEGEPLERLLGEMVRRKASDLLLLPGAPPVLRIDGRLATLAQPAIDSEAVRMLFEGHLGPRARAILAATGSVDLSLRHGDPDDEDGGWRLRVNLQRQRGGLAAAVRALPRRIPALAELGLPARLSELTRAAKGLILVCGPTGSGKTTTIAALLDSLNRSEVRHVITIEDPIEYVHSNRRSIFEQIEIGPDSPSFAQALRSALRRDPDVILVGEMRDLETIATAVTAAETGHLILATLHSSDVGQALHRVVDVFPATQQTQIRHQLALSLQAVLCQQLVPRADGRGRVPAVELLLATYAVRNVIRNGANERLPNEMVTSRGLGMRLLELSLAELVGRGTITAEEARARAVRPDELERLLR; this is encoded by the coding sequence ATGACCGAGCCCAAGCGACTCATCAACCCCGAGCTCGACCGCCTCGTGCAGGAGATGAACCTCCTCGCCGATCCGGACGAGCCAGGCGAGGATGTCGAAGGCGCGCCGCCGTCCGGAGGGATCGATGCGCCCGCCCTCGCGGTGATCGCCGAGGGCGAGCCGCTGGAGCGCCTGCTCGGCGAGATGGTCCGGCGCAAGGCCAGCGACCTGCTGCTGCTGCCCGGTGCGCCGCCGGTGCTGCGGATCGACGGCCGGCTTGCGACCCTCGCGCAGCCGGCGATCGACAGCGAGGCGGTGCGAATGCTCTTCGAGGGCCACCTCGGCCCGCGTGCCCGGGCGATCCTGGCAGCGACCGGGAGCGTCGACCTGTCTCTGCGGCACGGCGACCCGGACGACGAGGATGGCGGCTGGCGGCTGCGGGTCAACCTGCAGCGCCAGCGCGGCGGGCTGGCGGCTGCGGTGCGCGCGCTGCCGCGGCGCATCCCCGCGCTCGCCGAGCTCGGCCTGCCGGCCCGGCTTTCCGAGCTGACCCGGGCCGCCAAGGGGCTGATCCTGGTCTGTGGCCCGACCGGCTCGGGCAAGACCACCACCATCGCCGCGCTGCTCGACTCGCTCAACCGGAGCGAGGTGCGGCACGTCATCACCATCGAGGACCCGATCGAGTACGTTCACTCGAACCGGCGCTCGATCTTCGAGCAGATCGAGATAGGGCCCGACTCGCCGTCGTTCGCGCAGGCGCTGCGGTCGGCGTTGCGCCGCGACCCCGACGTGATCCTGGTTGGCGAGATGCGCGACCTGGAGACGATCGCGACCGCGGTGACCGCGGCCGAGACCGGCCACCTGATCCTGGCCACCCTCCACTCGAGCGACGTCGGCCAGGCCTTGCACCGGGTCGTCGACGTCTTCCCCGCCACCCAGCAGACGCAGATCCGGCATCAGCTCGCGCTGTCGCTGCAGGCCGTCCTCTGCCAGCAGCTGGTGCCGCGGGCCGATGGGCGCGGCCGGGTGCCCGCGGTCGAGCTGCTGCTCGCCACCTACGCGGTCCGCAACGTCATCCGCAACGGCGCCAACGAGCGCCTGCCCAACGAGATGGTGACCAGCCGGGGCCTCGGCATGCGGCTGCTCGAGCTGTCGCTGGCCGAGCTGGTGGGGCGGGGCACCATCACCGCGGAGGAGGCCCGCGCACGTGCGGTCCGTCCTGACGAGCTCGAGCGCCTGCTGCGCTAA
- the hemW gene encoding radical SAM family heme chaperone HemW has translation MRAGLYIHVPFCASVCPYCDFAVTLAGEERRRAYVAGIEREAAMAAADGLSFDTIYLGGGTPSALAADQLAEVLAAVKAGLRVEAGAWTFLEVNPEDVSSASVRAWRQLGVRAVSLGVQALDGEALAFLGRRHTADGARRALDRLRAGGFTTVSIDLIYGLPGQTVASWSRQLEEAAARAVDHISCYQLTIHRGTVFGRRHARGELEAAPEPAQAELFLLTHRRLAELGYQGYEVSNFAAAPGHRSRHNIKYWRHLPYLGLGPAAHSFVGRRRFWNHRKLRIWQRAVDAGRRPVEGVEELADADLALEAVMLGLRTSDGVDLEALRSRYGIDLVALNRRSIERLCDSGHLVLEADRLRPTVSGMAIADTLARSLELAR, from the coding sequence GTGAGGGCAGGACTATACATCCATGTGCCGTTCTGTGCCTCGGTGTGCCCGTACTGCGATTTCGCGGTGACCCTGGCGGGCGAGGAGCGGCGGCGCGCCTACGTCGCCGGCATCGAGCGCGAGGCGGCGATGGCGGCAGCCGACGGCCTCTCCTTCGACACGATCTACCTGGGAGGCGGCACCCCGTCCGCGCTGGCTGCCGACCAGCTGGCGGAGGTGCTCGCCGCCGTGAAAGCCGGGCTCCGGGTTGAAGCCGGCGCCTGGACGTTTCTCGAGGTCAACCCGGAGGACGTGTCGAGCGCCAGCGTCCGCGCGTGGCGGCAGCTCGGCGTGCGAGCGGTCAGCCTGGGTGTCCAGGCGCTCGACGGCGAGGCCCTCGCATTCCTCGGCCGACGTCACACCGCGGACGGCGCGCGGCGGGCCCTCGACCGGCTCCGCGCCGGTGGCTTCACCACGGTGTCGATCGATCTCATCTACGGCCTGCCCGGCCAGACCGTGGCGAGCTGGAGCCGGCAGCTCGAGGAGGCCGCCGCGAGGGCGGTGGACCACATCTCCTGCTACCAGCTGACGATCCACCGGGGCACGGTGTTCGGTCGCCGACACGCGCGTGGCGAGCTCGAAGCGGCGCCCGAGCCGGCCCAGGCGGAGCTCTTCCTGCTGACCCATCGGCGGCTGGCCGAGCTCGGCTACCAGGGCTACGAGGTCTCGAACTTCGCGGCCGCCCCCGGCCATCGCTCCCGCCACAACATCAAGTACTGGCGCCACCTGCCCTACCTGGGCCTGGGCCCCGCAGCGCACTCGTTCGTCGGTCGCCGGCGCTTCTGGAACCACCGCAAGCTGCGGATCTGGCAGCGCGCGGTGGACGCCGGCCGTCGGCCGGTGGAGGGGGTTGAGGAGCTCGCTGACGCCGACCTGGCGCTCGAGGCGGTGATGCTCGGCCTGCGCACCTCGGATGGCGTCGATTTGGAGGCGCTGCGATCGCGGTACGGCATTGACCTCGTCGCGCTCAACCGCCGCAGCATCGAGCGCCTCTGCGACAGCGGCCATCTGGTCCTCGAGGCGGATCGCCTGCGGCCGACCGTGTCGGGGATGGCGATCGCGGACACTCTTGCTCGCTCGTTGGAGCTCGCTCGGTGA
- a CDS encoding glycosyltransferase family 4 protein: MHPDSIEPLQVVVLTHKPEAPSFRHRIQPMLPELAARGLEPSVEVLPSRPLLLRVLARRRRLGAAAAVVLAKTKLHPLEARLLRRWCRRVVYDFDDAVYTVRPRRVGHRPAQSPLRQWRFATLCGIADLVLACNETLAARARPHAGRVEVVPTPVDVERYPKEAPRRPPGRTLVWIGMPENLCYLELIRPALARLSGEFQDLTLRVISSAAPRWTDVPIELVPWSEAAEVDALRTADVGIMPLSDDDWSSGKCSFKLVQYMAAGLPCVASRVAMNCEVVSPGSNGYLAGNAGEWEDRLRAVLTMDDRGRSLGRAGRELAERRFDRRMVAPRTAGLVAAVARAQPQQ; the protein is encoded by the coding sequence GTGCACCCCGACTCCATCGAGCCGTTGCAGGTGGTGGTCCTGACCCACAAGCCGGAGGCGCCGTCGTTCCGGCATCGAATCCAGCCAATGTTGCCCGAGCTCGCTGCGCGCGGCCTCGAGCCGTCCGTGGAGGTGCTGCCCTCACGGCCCTTGCTCCTGCGCGTGCTCGCGCGGCGGCGGCGGTTGGGCGCAGCCGCGGCCGTGGTGCTCGCCAAGACCAAGCTCCACCCCCTGGAGGCGCGGCTGCTGCGGCGGTGGTGCCGGCGCGTCGTCTACGACTTCGACGACGCGGTCTACACCGTCCGGCCCCGCAGGGTCGGCCATCGCCCGGCCCAGTCGCCACTGCGGCAGTGGCGCTTCGCCACGCTCTGCGGCATCGCCGACCTGGTGCTGGCCTGCAACGAGACCCTGGCGGCGCGGGCGCGGCCCCACGCCGGCCGGGTCGAGGTCGTGCCGACGCCGGTGGACGTGGAGCGTTACCCAAAGGAGGCGCCGCGGCGTCCGCCGGGCAGGACGCTGGTCTGGATCGGAATGCCCGAGAATCTCTGCTACCTCGAGCTCATCCGCCCGGCCCTCGCACGCCTGTCCGGCGAGTTCCAGGACCTCACGCTGCGCGTCATCTCGTCCGCCGCGCCGCGGTGGACGGACGTCCCGATCGAGCTGGTGCCGTGGTCCGAGGCCGCCGAGGTCGACGCGCTCCGGACCGCCGACGTCGGGATCATGCCGCTCTCGGACGACGATTGGTCGAGCGGCAAGTGCTCGTTCAAGCTCGTCCAGTACATGGCCGCCGGCCTGCCGTGCGTCGCCTCCCGGGTCGCCATGAACTGCGAGGTGGTGTCGCCCGGCAGCAACGGCTACCTCGCCGGGAACGCCGGCGAGTGGGAGGACCGGCTGCGGGCCGTGCTGACCATGGACGACCGGGGCAGATCGCTCGGCCGGGCCGGCCGGGAGCTCGCCGAGCGGCGCTTTGACCGTCGGATGGTTGCCCCCCGCACCGCCGGGCTCGTCGCCGCGGTCGCCCGCGCACAGCCTCAGCAGTAG